The following coding sequences lie in one Myxococcus xanthus genomic window:
- a CDS encoding iron-containing redox enzyme family protein, with amino-acid sequence MNTQVQNPTQVDWVAVLEQEARGLVAALDAQPDARRLFDGTIDTEGYIHYLIQTYHYARWSTPMLAEAGHRLKRQGRHPHLAELLVQKAGEERGHEKWLLSDLKNLGYPEVRVETAARTPAVDAYTGWNFFTSRSGVPTAVLGTAYVLEYLSQTRATGVVERLIAADAIPDIRKSVTFLRSHGALDGDHVAEMEAVLRTLTDPEDQAAVIFSARATRCIYPGIFRER; translated from the coding sequence GTGAACACGCAAGTGCAGAACCCGACGCAGGTGGACTGGGTGGCGGTGCTGGAGCAGGAGGCACGCGGGCTGGTGGCCGCGCTGGACGCGCAGCCCGACGCCCGTCGCCTCTTCGACGGCACCATCGACACCGAGGGCTACATCCACTACCTGATTCAGACCTACCACTATGCGCGCTGGAGCACGCCGATGCTGGCGGAGGCGGGCCACCGGCTCAAGCGCCAGGGCCGGCACCCGCATCTGGCGGAGCTGCTGGTGCAGAAGGCCGGAGAGGAACGCGGCCACGAGAAGTGGCTGCTGTCGGACCTGAAGAACCTGGGGTACCCGGAGGTGCGCGTGGAGACCGCGGCGCGGACCCCCGCGGTGGACGCCTACACCGGCTGGAACTTCTTCACCTCCCGGTCCGGCGTGCCGACGGCGGTGCTGGGGACGGCGTACGTGCTGGAGTACCTGTCCCAGACGCGAGCGACCGGTGTCGTGGAGCGTCTGATTGCGGCCGACGCGATTCCGGACATCCGCAAGTCCGTCACCTTCCTGCGCAGCCACGGCGCGCTGGACGGGGACCATGTGGCGGAGATGGAAGCGGTGCTGCGGACGCTGACGGACCCCGAGGACCAGGCGGCGGTGATTTTCTCCGCCCGCGCCACGCGGTGCATCTACCCGGGCATCTTCCGCGAGCGCTGA
- a CDS encoding ferritin-like domain-containing protein — translation MQVLASSLLKCGFPIAGGFAPMDSNRLRLLFSRALRASLLSPLTLAGCDGEVDLTGYSPPACDNGELAMTGLSPAAAPDFVQLRSFHAAGEPVATSPVTSAGTPCATATQTQACLSELEALAPARGFRDACGFICTDYFLATTRGDVVSAISSLEALKSFLGPIDTAQEAALTAFAAGYEVRCGGLKYGAVKELGDGAFGVVGTKGMACGKGTALTQYALRVSSTGEVVEEERKVLERGTDNCSVGRRPEGLRSQGSVACGDVLGKHFAAVAHLEAASIQAFLLLREELAAHGADLALQDAALMSALEEVMHTEVSARLAGRHGATPQAPRVDAAAPRSLFAVALDNAVEGCVRETFGALVARHQSLHAQDAEVRTSMARIAEDETRHAELSWKIDAWAQARLSEGEREVLRLAKQRAAAALREEASVPVNPVLVSEAGLPPPEVAVAMVDTLAQELWA, via the coding sequence GTGCAGGTGTTGGCATCTTCATTGCTGAAGTGCGGGTTCCCAATCGCAGGAGGCTTTGCACCCATGGATTCGAATCGCTTGCGTCTGCTCTTCTCCCGGGCCCTTCGCGCCTCACTCTTGTCGCCCCTGACGCTGGCCGGATGTGACGGTGAGGTGGACCTGACGGGTTATTCGCCACCCGCATGCGACAATGGCGAGCTGGCCATGACAGGATTGTCGCCTGCGGCCGCGCCGGACTTCGTGCAACTGCGGAGCTTCCATGCGGCGGGCGAGCCCGTGGCAACGAGCCCTGTCACCTCCGCGGGAACACCTTGCGCGACGGCGACCCAGACCCAGGCATGTCTGTCAGAGCTCGAGGCATTGGCGCCTGCCCGTGGGTTCCGCGACGCCTGCGGTTTCATCTGCACCGACTATTTCCTCGCGACGACCCGGGGCGACGTGGTGTCTGCCATCTCCTCGCTGGAGGCCCTGAAGTCGTTCCTGGGGCCGATTGATACGGCGCAGGAGGCCGCGCTGACTGCCTTTGCCGCGGGCTACGAAGTGCGCTGTGGCGGGCTCAAGTATGGGGCGGTGAAGGAGTTGGGCGACGGTGCGTTCGGCGTCGTCGGCACCAAGGGCATGGCGTGTGGTAAGGGGACGGCGTTGACGCAGTATGCCCTGCGCGTGTCGTCAACGGGCGAGGTGGTGGAGGAGGAGCGCAAGGTGTTGGAGCGGGGCACGGACAACTGTTCCGTGGGGCGCAGGCCCGAAGGACTGCGCTCACAAGGCTCGGTGGCGTGTGGCGATGTGCTGGGAAAGCACTTCGCCGCCGTTGCCCACCTGGAGGCCGCGTCCATCCAGGCCTTCCTGCTGCTCCGGGAGGAACTGGCCGCGCATGGCGCGGACCTCGCGCTGCAGGACGCGGCGCTGATGAGCGCCCTGGAGGAGGTCATGCACACGGAGGTCAGCGCCCGCCTGGCGGGGCGGCACGGCGCGACGCCCCAGGCTCCCCGGGTGGACGCGGCGGCGCCCCGTTCCCTGTTCGCGGTGGCGCTGGACAACGCGGTGGAGGGCTGTGTGCGGGAGACGTTCGGCGCGCTGGTGGCTCGGCACCAGTCGCTTCATGCCCAGGACGCCGAGGTGCGCACCTCCATGGCCCGCATCGCGGAGGACGAGACGCGGCACGCGGAGCTCTCGTGGAAGATTGATGCCTGGGCGCAGGCGCGGCTGTCGGAGGGGGAGCGCGAGGTGCTCCGGCTGGCGAAGCAGCGGGCCGCGGCGGCCCTGCGCGAGGAGGCCTCCGTGCCGGTGAATCCCGTGCTCGTGTCCGAGGCCGGGCTGCCCCCGCCCGAGGTCGCCGTGGCGATGGTGGACACGCTCGCTCAGGAGCTGTGGGCCTGA
- a CDS encoding glyoxalase, which yields MPTHATKAAVISGKETTVPLLPCVSADETLAFYQALGFAVTYQMTKPYLYLALRWSDIELHFGKGAKSLDPSEENSGGCLVMVDSVEPYHRAFTDALRAKYGKVLATGRPRITRFRPGQSRFSLIDPTGNNIIFIQRDEPEDLEYGGSEKLAGLAKAIDNARILREFKNDDKAAARALDIGLARYEAEAPVVDRVRALAARMELAIALGDATTGNALKQQLQALPLPEEARSQLSDELKAAERLEDWLARTKPEPAPSQRTGPPRRRR from the coding sequence ATGCCCACCCATGCGACGAAGGCCGCCGTCATCAGCGGGAAGGAAACGACTGTTCCGTTGCTTCCCTGCGTCTCGGCTGACGAAACATTGGCGTTCTACCAGGCGCTCGGCTTTGCCGTGACGTACCAGATGACCAAGCCGTACCTGTACCTGGCGTTGCGCTGGAGTGACATCGAGCTGCACTTCGGCAAGGGCGCCAAGAGCCTGGACCCGAGCGAAGAGAACTCGGGTGGCTGCCTGGTCATGGTGGATTCGGTGGAGCCCTACCACCGGGCCTTCACGGACGCGCTGCGCGCGAAGTACGGCAAGGTGCTGGCCACGGGCAGGCCTCGCATCACCCGGTTCAGGCCCGGCCAGAGCCGCTTCTCACTGATTGACCCCACTGGCAACAACATCATCTTCATCCAGCGCGATGAGCCGGAGGACCTGGAGTACGGCGGCTCCGAGAAGCTAGCGGGACTGGCGAAGGCCATCGACAACGCGCGCATCCTGCGTGAGTTCAAGAATGACGACAAAGCCGCCGCGCGGGCGCTCGACATCGGACTCGCCAGGTACGAGGCAGAGGCGCCCGTGGTGGACCGGGTTCGCGCCCTGGCCGCCCGCATGGAGCTGGCGATTGCCCTGGGGGATGCCACGACGGGAAATGCCTTGAAGCAGCAACTGCAGGCCTTGCCCCTTCCCGAGGAGGCACGGAGCCAGTTGTCCGACGAGCTGAAGGCCGCGGAGCGCCTGGAGGACTGGCTCGCCCGAACCAAACCCGAGCCAGCGCCGTCCCAACGCACGGGTCCCCCGCGGCGGCGGCGCTAG
- a CDS encoding S8 family peptidase, with the protein MRLAVRVPLLSTLLTSLLLNACGSESPEPSLPVTGDALTQAPATPEPLKRADARRRFAPGQAIVKLKDTAKARPHAAAVPSVRGYQTALLEPLPSGASLVSLVREQPLAQASVAEEEASTLAAIEALRQDPDVEYAHENLYFEFFATPTDPLYSQQWNYPAINLPQAWDTVTGNVTIAVLDSGRLDHPDLLGRWTTGYDFGDGDPNPYDDGTWHHGLHVAGILGARTNNGVGVAGVCWGCQLMPLKISSSSGYIPMTGVNSAIRYAADNGARVINMSFGLGYNPNAPSAIHPCSNYPDTQSAVSYALGKGVVLVAAAGNHGAANYQTEHVTPASCQGVIAVGASTQSGGVATWSNRGSRVDVIAPGGFASGSLYGQGIGCPSDPDLDPHVSGTDQVLSTWATGKPVSVLTAGDYCYRYLAGTSMSAPHVAGIAALILSQKPSLTPDLVAARIKKTATPISGCAGHCGTGRVNAAAAIYTNLPSLPTQGLWWNPARSGNAIDIQQVASDQLYVTWFTYTAAGTPIWYLSYLHAEPGEWRGDLLRTSWNGASATTSVVGTARLILSGGQWRFYWTMAGLSGNEPIQPFVFASGAPAMNLTGTWFNPLQPGWGVTFASQGTLHVANITVYQGSSPVWLQGVVNSSGTSLSFPMSYITGNNLCPGCSGTPSVNSTPAGTFTTSGAAGIPSAMPSSLNMSFPGGTWSHPSFPLHRLTGP; encoded by the coding sequence ATGCGCCTGGCTGTCCGAGTCCCCCTGCTCTCGACGCTGCTGACGTCGCTGCTGTTGAACGCTTGCGGAAGTGAATCCCCCGAGCCATCGCTCCCGGTGACAGGCGATGCCCTCACCCAGGCCCCCGCCACGCCGGAGCCGCTGAAGCGGGCAGACGCCAGGCGGCGGTTCGCCCCGGGCCAGGCCATCGTGAAGCTGAAGGACACGGCCAAGGCGCGGCCCCATGCCGCCGCCGTGCCGTCCGTGCGCGGCTACCAGACAGCGCTCCTCGAGCCGCTGCCCAGTGGCGCGTCCCTGGTATCACTGGTGCGGGAGCAACCGCTCGCCCAGGCCTCGGTGGCCGAGGAGGAAGCCAGCACCCTGGCGGCCATCGAAGCGCTGCGCCAGGACCCCGACGTCGAGTACGCGCACGAGAACCTCTATTTCGAGTTCTTCGCCACGCCGACCGACCCGCTGTACTCGCAGCAGTGGAACTACCCGGCCATCAACCTGCCCCAGGCGTGGGACACCGTCACTGGCAACGTCACCATCGCCGTGCTCGACTCCGGACGCCTGGATCACCCGGACCTGCTGGGCCGCTGGACGACGGGCTACGACTTCGGAGATGGAGACCCGAACCCCTATGACGATGGCACCTGGCACCACGGGCTGCACGTGGCCGGCATCCTCGGAGCCCGGACGAACAACGGCGTAGGCGTGGCCGGTGTCTGCTGGGGCTGCCAGCTCATGCCGCTCAAGATTTCATCGTCGAGCGGCTACATCCCGATGACTGGAGTGAACTCGGCCATCCGCTATGCGGCGGACAACGGCGCGCGTGTCATCAACATGAGCTTCGGGTTGGGATACAACCCCAATGCCCCCTCCGCGATTCACCCGTGTTCGAACTACCCGGACACGCAGAGCGCGGTGAGCTACGCCTTGGGGAAGGGCGTGGTGCTCGTCGCCGCGGCTGGCAACCATGGAGCGGCGAACTACCAGACGGAGCACGTGACGCCCGCCTCCTGCCAGGGCGTCATCGCCGTGGGCGCCAGCACCCAATCCGGCGGCGTGGCGACCTGGAGCAACAGGGGAAGCCGCGTTGACGTGATTGCGCCCGGCGGCTTCGCCAGCGGAAGCCTGTATGGCCAGGGCATCGGCTGCCCTTCCGACCCCGACCTGGATCCCCATGTCAGCGGCACCGACCAGGTCCTGTCGACCTGGGCCACTGGCAAGCCTGTCTCGGTGCTGACCGCGGGTGACTACTGCTACCGCTACCTGGCGGGGACGTCCATGTCCGCGCCGCATGTCGCGGGTATCGCCGCGCTGATACTGTCGCAGAAACCCTCCCTGACGCCCGACCTGGTCGCCGCGCGCATCAAGAAGACCGCGACGCCCATCTCTGGCTGCGCCGGCCACTGCGGGACCGGCCGCGTCAACGCGGCGGCGGCCATCTACACCAACCTGCCGTCACTCCCCACCCAGGGGCTCTGGTGGAACCCGGCGCGCTCCGGCAATGCCATCGACATCCAGCAAGTCGCCTCCGACCAGCTCTATGTCACCTGGTTCACGTACACGGCGGCGGGTACCCCCATCTGGTACCTCAGCTACCTGCACGCGGAGCCCGGGGAGTGGCGGGGTGACTTGCTGCGGACCTCGTGGAATGGCGCCAGCGCGACGACCTCCGTCGTCGGCACCGCGCGGCTCATCCTCAGCGGCGGACAGTGGCGCTTCTACTGGACGATGGCAGGCCTCTCCGGCAACGAGCCCATCCAGCCGTTCGTGTTCGCCAGCGGCGCCCCAGCCATGAACCTGACTGGCACGTGGTTCAACCCGTTGCAGCCCGGCTGGGGCGTCACCTTCGCCAGCCAGGGCACGCTGCACGTCGCCAACATCACCGTCTACCAGGGGAGCAGCCCGGTGTGGCTGCAGGGCGTGGTGAACAGCAGTGGCACGTCACTCTCCTTCCCCATGAGCTACATCACCGGGAACAACCTGTGCCCGGGGTGCTCCGGCACGCCGTCCGTGAACTCGACGCCCGCGGGGACGTTCACCACCAGCGGCGCGGCGGGCATTCCAAGCGCCATGCCGTCCTCCCTGAACATGAGCTTCCCCGGCGGGACGTGGAGCCATCCCTCCTTCCCGCTCCACCGGCTGACCGGCCCGTAG
- the folD gene encoding bifunctional methylenetetrahydrofolate dehydrogenase/methenyltetrahydrofolate cyclohydrolase FolD, with the protein MARTLDGTEISRVMRAEMAQEVAALQAAGVTPGLSVVLVGNNPASQAYVASKTRACEALGMRGQTLTLPEDVSKEELFAVIDRLNADPAVHGILVQLPLPAHLPYKAVLEHIHPAKDVDGFHPVNAGLAFVGDPRAFVPCTPAGIMEMLRREDIPTRGKHVVIVGRSLIVSKPLASLLMAPGPDATVTITHRHTPDLASFTRQADILIVAVGKQNLITADMVKPGVVVIDVGQNRVSDASSPRGYRMVGDVDFDAILPIASAITPVPGGVGPMTITMLLANTLQAARQAR; encoded by the coding sequence ATGGCGCGGACCCTCGATGGAACCGAAATCAGCCGGGTGATGCGGGCGGAGATGGCCCAGGAAGTCGCGGCGCTCCAGGCCGCTGGCGTGACGCCCGGGCTCTCCGTGGTGCTGGTGGGCAACAATCCGGCGAGCCAGGCCTACGTCGCGAGCAAGACGCGGGCGTGCGAGGCCCTGGGGATGCGCGGCCAGACGCTGACGCTGCCCGAGGACGTGTCGAAGGAGGAGCTGTTCGCCGTCATCGACCGGCTGAACGCCGACCCGGCCGTGCATGGCATCCTGGTGCAGCTGCCGCTTCCGGCCCACCTGCCCTACAAGGCCGTCCTGGAGCACATCCACCCGGCGAAGGACGTGGATGGCTTCCACCCGGTGAACGCCGGGCTCGCCTTCGTCGGAGACCCCCGGGCCTTCGTGCCCTGCACCCCCGCCGGCATCATGGAGATGCTCCGGCGCGAGGACATCCCCACCCGGGGCAAGCACGTGGTCATCGTGGGCCGCAGCCTCATCGTCAGCAAGCCGCTGGCGTCGCTGCTGATGGCGCCGGGCCCCGACGCCACTGTCACCATCACCCACCGCCACACGCCGGACCTCGCGTCATTCACGCGGCAGGCGGACATCCTCATCGTCGCGGTGGGCAAGCAGAACCTCATCACCGCGGACATGGTGAAGCCGGGCGTCGTCGTCATCGACGTGGGGCAGAACCGCGTCTCCGACGCGAGCTCGCCGCGCGGCTACCGCATGGTGGGGGACGTGGATTTCGATGCCATCCTGCCCATTGCCAGCGCCATCACTCCGGTGCCCGGCGGCGTGGGGCCGATGACCATCACCATGCTCCTGGCGAACACGCTCCAGGCCGCGAGGCAGGCCCGGTAG
- a CDS encoding amidase family protein: MAKLAALARLDGVAQAELVAKGEVSAEELLDACVERMAALNPLLNAAPVLDFERARTRPAAPGPFSGVPFLIKDVTPYPGLRWSLGSRLFAGNITDQATPYSERLDEAGLVTVGKSATSEFGMLGSTETLLDGITHNPWELSTSAAGSSGGAAAAVAAGLVPLAHASDGGGSVRIPASVCGLFGFKPSRGRCVSASLGESDFGALVSEHCVSRSVRDSALLLSLTEDRDAGLPPVGYVREPLSRRLRIGTWTRTMTGEEPEPAVRRAYDEAVALCLALGHDVEPISPPVVDGATLGEAFFLFGGAAVAGAVQMVEHLRGRPVAPNELEPFSQALTEVFRRGGSDALTEARRVFADSVERYLSAVREYDAVLTPTLAVVPWRIGHLSPVLPREALMRRMATAVGYTPIQNIVGCPAMSVPLHVSDDGLPIGTHFAAAPGAEALLLELAYQLEAARPWHDRWAPYSYPRLFDA; encoded by the coding sequence ATGGCGAAGCTGGCTGCACTTGCCCGCCTCGACGGCGTGGCGCAGGCGGAGCTCGTTGCGAAGGGCGAGGTGAGCGCCGAGGAGCTGCTCGATGCATGTGTCGAGCGCATGGCGGCATTGAACCCGCTGCTGAATGCGGCGCCCGTGCTCGACTTCGAGCGCGCCCGGACGAGGCCCGCCGCGCCCGGTCCCTTCTCGGGAGTGCCTTTCCTCATCAAGGACGTCACCCCCTACCCAGGCCTGCGCTGGTCGCTGGGCTCACGGCTGTTCGCGGGCAACATCACCGACCAGGCCACGCCTTACAGCGAGAGGCTGGACGAAGCGGGACTTGTCACCGTGGGCAAGAGCGCCACGTCCGAGTTCGGCATGCTGGGCAGCACCGAGACGCTCCTGGATGGAATCACCCACAACCCCTGGGAGCTATCGACCTCGGCGGCGGGTTCATCCGGAGGCGCGGCCGCCGCGGTGGCAGCCGGGCTCGTCCCCCTGGCGCATGCCAGTGATGGCGGCGGCTCCGTGCGCATTCCCGCCTCCGTCTGTGGACTCTTCGGGTTCAAGCCGAGCCGCGGCCGCTGCGTGTCCGCCAGCCTGGGGGAGTCGGACTTCGGAGCGCTGGTCAGCGAGCATTGCGTCAGCCGCTCGGTCAGAGACAGCGCGCTGCTCTTGTCCCTCACCGAAGACCGGGACGCCGGACTTCCACCCGTGGGCTACGTCCGCGAGCCCCTCTCACGCCGCCTGCGCATCGGAACATGGACCCGAACGATGACGGGCGAGGAACCAGAGCCCGCCGTGCGACGTGCGTATGACGAAGCCGTGGCGCTATGCTTGGCGCTCGGACACGACGTGGAGCCGATTTCGCCTCCCGTCGTCGACGGCGCGACGCTCGGGGAGGCGTTCTTCCTGTTCGGAGGCGCTGCCGTCGCGGGGGCGGTCCAGATGGTGGAGCACCTGCGGGGGAGGCCCGTGGCTCCAAACGAGCTTGAGCCCTTCAGTCAGGCCCTGACTGAGGTGTTCCGGCGAGGAGGGTCCGATGCGCTCACAGAAGCCCGCCGCGTGTTCGCGGACAGCGTGGAGCGCTACCTGTCCGCCGTCCGCGAGTATGACGCCGTCCTCACGCCCACGCTCGCGGTCGTCCCCTGGCGCATCGGCCACCTCTCCCCTGTCCTCCCGCGTGAGGCATTGATGCGCCGCATGGCCACCGCCGTGGGATACACCCCCATCCAGAACATCGTGGGGTGCCCGGCGATGTCCGTCCCACTGCACGTGTCGGACGACGGGCTTCCCATCGGCACGCACTTCGCCGCCGCGCCTGGAGCAGAAGCACTGCTGCTCGAGCTGGCGTACCAGCTCGAAGCGGCGCGCCCGTGGCACGATCGGTGGGCCCCCTACTCGTATCCCCGGCTGTTCGACGCCTGA
- a CDS encoding DUF3892 domain-containing protein, translated as MRYITQIRLEGGALHEHIARLRWKEGNEVGEGSRLELVQWLKAGGDARVQTWPRDVKVEVVDARPPYLRTKANGILTDNLLELPRF; from the coding sequence ATGCGCTACATCACCCAGATCCGTCTCGAGGGAGGCGCGCTTCACGAGCATATTGCCCGCCTTCGCTGGAAGGAGGGCAACGAGGTGGGGGAAGGCAGCCGCCTGGAGCTGGTCCAGTGGCTCAAGGCGGGGGGAGACGCCCGCGTGCAGACGTGGCCCCGGGACGTGAAGGTCGAGGTCGTCGACGCCAGGCCTCCGTACCTGCGCACGAAGGCCAATGGCATCCTCACGGACAACCTGCTGGAGCTGCCGCGCTTCTGA
- a CDS encoding TetR/AcrR family transcriptional regulator: protein MPQVLKEEIRERILTAALEVFATHGYAVATMSDIASRAGLGTASMYRYYGSKEALFAAVVTPALAERFEALLEERVRALAHMALSEPPGQVHERGEEMLRFWVENRLAVVVLLDRAAGTPYAHYGERFVELLVSTTLAQLRTSTPGLRVSPTARFVLTRIFENTRRMLAAILTEHARERALREAIEAFWSYQIPGLRGFAAWMTTQS, encoded by the coding sequence ATGCCCCAGGTCCTCAAAGAGGAAATCCGCGAGCGCATCCTCACCGCCGCGCTGGAGGTCTTCGCGACGCATGGCTACGCCGTTGCGACCATGAGTGACATCGCCTCACGCGCTGGGCTCGGCACCGCGAGCATGTATCGCTACTACGGGAGCAAGGAAGCGCTGTTCGCCGCTGTCGTGACGCCCGCCCTGGCCGAGCGTTTCGAAGCGCTGCTCGAGGAGCGCGTGCGCGCGCTCGCGCACATGGCACTCAGCGAGCCTCCCGGCCAGGTCCACGAACGCGGCGAGGAGATGCTCCGATTCTGGGTGGAGAACCGACTCGCGGTCGTGGTGCTGCTCGACCGCGCCGCTGGCACGCCCTACGCCCACTACGGAGAGCGCTTCGTCGAACTGCTGGTCTCCACCACGCTCGCGCAGCTTCGCACCTCCACCCCTGGACTGCGCGTCAGCCCGACAGCGCGATTCGTGCTCACGCGGATCTTCGAAAACACCCGGCGCATGTTGGCCGCCATCCTGACGGAGCATGCGCGCGAGCGAGCGTTGCGCGAGGCCATCGAGGCGTTCTGGAGCTATCAGATTCCCGGGCTTCGAGGCTTCGCCGCCTGGATGACCACTCAATCCTGA
- a CDS encoding GNAT family N-acyltransferase: protein MTSMHCRVATTQRELDDAVRVRWAVFGGELGLMTGWVPPSRREVSCFDTLDTTVHLVVYADAAPVATLRLLLPNPEVADAIGGRLGLELEQKLDLSDVVRPGMVIAETSRFCVLDGWRHSEAVTRLHAGIYEESRRRGVTHWIASANLDTDSREDAMLSCQVAAYRGWMSRRWRVDVPEPVEAPAIPSNPYYTPMERLRAEQGLLDGLRVPRAPTLFARKMGARFISEPLYDANFRRFTLPLIAALDEIPASTLARFNALAQHPLRRAA, encoded by the coding sequence ATGACGTCCATGCATTGTCGTGTTGCCACCACCCAGCGCGAGCTCGACGACGCGGTCCGCGTCCGCTGGGCCGTCTTCGGCGGAGAGCTGGGGTTGATGACGGGGTGGGTGCCGCCGTCGCGTCGCGAGGTGAGCTGTTTCGACACGCTGGACACCACCGTGCACCTGGTCGTCTACGCGGACGCGGCCCCGGTGGCCACGTTGCGGCTGCTGCTGCCCAACCCGGAGGTGGCGGATGCCATCGGCGGACGGCTGGGGCTGGAGCTGGAGCAGAAGCTGGACCTGTCCGACGTGGTCCGCCCGGGCATGGTCATCGCGGAGACGTCGCGTTTCTGTGTGCTAGACGGCTGGCGCCACTCCGAGGCCGTCACCCGGCTGCACGCGGGCATCTACGAGGAGAGCCGGCGGCGCGGCGTGACGCACTGGATTGCGTCCGCGAACCTGGACACGGATTCGCGCGAGGACGCGATGCTGTCCTGCCAGGTGGCCGCCTACCGGGGCTGGATGAGCCGGCGCTGGCGCGTGGACGTGCCGGAGCCGGTGGAGGCGCCCGCCATCCCCAGCAATCCCTACTACACGCCCATGGAGCGGCTGCGCGCGGAGCAGGGCCTTCTGGACGGCCTGCGCGTGCCGAGGGCGCCCACGCTCTTCGCCCGGAAGATGGGGGCGCGCTTCATCTCCGAGCCCCTCTACGACGCCAACTTCCGCCGCTTCACCCTGCCGCTCATCGCCGCGCTGGATGAGATTCCCGCCAGCACCCTGGCGCGCTTCAACGCGCTGGCGCAGCACCCCCTTCGCCGCGCCGCCTAG
- a CDS encoding helix-turn-helix transcriptional regulator: MNLSSHEFLLRDKVIAALNSTLSLSKALESARAPLLELTPADYVGLCLINLGPIVEFQWLVPGYRLALLDEYSKWVDSDFVRAPIFAQPSVVLRDSEMITRKELERSALYQRSKELDLSLEHVMAVLLPVYPQLLGAFTLYRDRRLAFSEKDAAFLTSLTPHLLNAVRNCRDMQTASTGSRLLEELYSRPDAAYVVVAPPSHEVLRSRRAATLLERWFKPSDLHSSGIPLVLMERLEALTRMTPDARLQCDLWVSLHGDAYQVVRFVELPESEGPRQWALILNEIPLSIPLPETMRVQLTARQVDIARGMLRNWSNEQIASELGLSEDTVKTHVRDIFRRLKIDNRMDFLYQAAHLNKPV; encoded by the coding sequence ATGAACCTCTCCTCCCATGAATTCTTGCTCCGGGACAAAGTCATCGCGGCACTCAACAGCACCTTGTCCCTCTCCAAAGCGCTCGAATCCGCCCGGGCGCCCCTGCTGGAGCTGACGCCCGCCGACTACGTGGGCCTGTGTCTCATCAACCTGGGCCCCATCGTCGAATTCCAATGGCTGGTCCCCGGCTACCGGCTGGCCCTCCTGGATGAGTATTCCAAGTGGGTCGACTCCGACTTCGTGCGGGCACCCATCTTCGCCCAGCCGAGTGTGGTCCTCCGGGACTCGGAGATGATTACCCGCAAGGAGTTGGAGCGCAGCGCGCTCTACCAGCGAAGCAAGGAACTGGACCTGAGCCTGGAGCACGTCATGGCGGTGCTCCTGCCTGTCTATCCCCAGCTCCTGGGCGCCTTCACGCTCTACCGGGACCGCCGGCTGGCTTTCTCGGAGAAGGACGCCGCCTTCCTGACGAGCCTCACACCCCACCTGCTGAACGCGGTGCGCAACTGCCGCGACATGCAGACGGCCTCGACGGGCTCCCGCCTCCTGGAGGAGCTCTACAGCCGGCCCGACGCCGCCTACGTCGTGGTGGCGCCGCCCTCGCACGAGGTGCTGCGCTCACGCCGGGCCGCCACACTGCTGGAGCGGTGGTTCAAGCCCTCGGACCTTCATTCCTCGGGGATTCCGCTCGTCCTCATGGAGCGGCTGGAGGCCTTGACGCGGATGACGCCGGACGCACGGCTCCAGTGCGACCTCTGGGTGTCCCTCCACGGGGATGCGTACCAGGTGGTGCGGTTCGTCGAGCTCCCTGAATCCGAGGGCCCGCGTCAGTGGGCCCTGATTCTGAACGAAATTCCCTTGTCGATTCCGCTCCCCGAAACCATGCGCGTGCAGCTCACGGCCCGGCAGGTCGACATCGCGCGGGGCATGCTCCGGAACTGGTCCAACGAGCAGATCGCCAGCGAGCTGGGGCTCTCCGAGGACACCGTGAAGACGCACGTGCGCGACATCTTCCGCCGGCTGAAGATCGACAACCGGATGGACTTCCTCTACCAGGCGGCCCACCTCAACAAGCCCGTCTGA
- a CDS encoding SGNH/GDSL hydrolase family protein yields the protein MIVVNAGTNDTFAGSGTDAYLPDEAAFKSAYRAFLTRLRTLHPRAHIVCTLGSMTDGHKQFEQNGTTTSVHVGDWLTELVAERQQQGDARVYRHVMAVQNPNVDGVGEDWHPSAATHQKMAEALTWFIRDVVRP from the coding sequence GTGATTGTCGTCAACGCGGGGACCAACGACACGTTCGCCGGCAGCGGCACCGACGCCTACCTTCCGGACGAAGCGGCCTTCAAATCCGCCTACCGCGCGTTCCTCACCCGCCTGCGGACGCTCCACCCGCGCGCCCACATCGTCTGCACGTTGGGGAGCATGACGGACGGCCACAAGCAGTTCGAGCAGAACGGCACGACGACCTCGGTCCATGTCGGCGACTGGCTCACCGAGCTCGTTGCGGAGCGGCAGCAACAGGGAGACGCCCGCGTCTACCGGCACGTGATGGCCGTGCAGAATCCCAACGTGGACGGCGTTGGCGAGGACTGGCACCCGTCGGCGGCCACACACCAGAAGATGGCGGAGGCGCTGACCTGGTTCATCCGGGACGTCGTGCGGCCCTGA